A segment of the Geitlerinema sp. PCC 9228 genome:
ATTCGGGAGCGCGATCGCAGGTTTTCCTGGAACGTATTAGAGATCGTGCGGTGGAATTTCCCGCTTCATGAGACAAAACGTTAGAAATATATAAAATCAAACCAGAACCAAACCGGGCGATCGCATCATTTGGTGAGCTACAATTTAGGTATTCGCTCTGGCTTGTCTGGGTTGGCCATCCGGAATCCGACGTAGATAGACTGCGCCAGTTTGGCAACGTGAACTGAGGACAACCACAGGGAGATTGCCCCTACAAAGAATTGCGAGCTTTGCAGATCGGATTTGGCATACCTCTTGATTGGAACCATGGATTTCCTATTTATAATGATTTCAGCGATCGCCCTTCTCTTGCCTCTTTTCCCTGCTTTGGCGGTCGTATTTCTCATATATAGATGACGAAAGGGACAAAAAAATTGGTTAAAAAAGTTTGCCCCCAAGACCAGCCGTATACCCAATACCATCTTGTCTATATCGAGCGCCACCGGCTTACTGACAACATGAAACCAAAATTCAAGGAGGTATCCCAGCCATCTTGTTTTATGGAGATGGTTGAGCGCGTTGTTCTATCTTTGACCGCAAATGTAGAGATAGTGCGAAAATTTTAGACTTCGATAGCGATAGCCAAATTGCCTTTCGATCCCACAATTTAATACCATTCCCTTAAAAATCTGTAAGAAATAATCGGGATATTGTTATAGGGGCGCTTTATAAAACACCCCTGCTAGCGCAATTGATAAATTACAAACAAGCGTTGTTTTTCAAAAATGGGACTAATCCGTTGCCGGTTCTTCCGTTTTCTTGGGGCGACGCAGCCAACCGCTTTTGCGAATGCTGGAAACCGCCATCGCCGTTCCCGTTCCTAACATCCACAGCAACGCCAACCCATTCAACAGAACATAAATCGGTTTGAAAAAATCTCCCAGATATTCTCCTTCGTGAATCACCATCAGGAAATGAACCTGGTCGCGGGAAAAACCAAACCAATCTTTGCTCAAACGGTAGCCCATCCCTGTAATGGCAGTTACCAAAAAAGGGAGCAATACAATGGGCGCAAGTTGGCGGTGAAGTTGGCGAATGGTGCGAAGATTCATAAAACAAGCCTCCTAGAAGGTTTGGAAACGCAGTAGAACCCAACGATCGATGCAAAGTGACGTTTTTATTGTGGGGGCAGAAAACGGAAAGGCTGCTGTAACCAAGGTTACAGATGGTCGCTTCTGTTGCCCACGGTTTTCTATCCCCAACCATTCAAAAAAATGTTAAACTTTCTTAACCTACTGGTCATAATAGCGAGATCGGGCGGTTGTTGGAAAGTCAAAGCCGCCACGCGATCGCGCCCAGCCAAGCTTCACCGGTAGCGTTGGTGCCCAAACCATCGACGAGCAGCGTTTTTGCAAAAAATTTGCTGTAAAAATCGAGGGGTCTTGGCAAAACTGCCCATGCGAAGCTAGGAACAATGGGTCTACACTAGATAAAGAAGAACCCCACAGTGCCATCACGAAAAATAACGTCAAATGTGGGCACGTGGCCTTCCAACTGCTGTATACAAAAAGGTTTGTGCGCTTTTTTTTATGAATATTCTTACGAATCTGCTTTCCCAACAACCTGCCCAACAAGCCTCTCGCTCTCAGAAAAAACGGCGCGGTGTTGAAATTAAATCACAGCGGGAAATCGAAATTATGCGCCAGGCGGCTAGAATCGTCGCCACCGTGTTAAAAGAAA
Coding sequences within it:
- a CDS encoding peptidase, whose product is MNLRTIRQLHRQLAPIVLLPFLVTAITGMGYRLSKDWFGFSRDQVHFLMVIHEGEYLGDFFKPIYVLLNGLALLWMLGTGTAMAVSSIRKSGWLRRPKKTEEPATD